Sequence from the [Bacteroides] pectinophilus genome:
TGTAAAACACACTCCTTAAAAATTATGATGTGATTATAATAATCCCCTTATAAGTGAATGTCAAGAAAAAATCAGCACTCATTATAAAAGAGTGCTAACAAAAGAATAAACTTTATATAAACTTGCAAAGATATTATTCACAGAATTGGAAAAACAGCCTGCGTACATAATTCTCAAATGCTTCGTCAAGAGTCTTATCCATGCTAAATGTCCTTAATGATGAACCTGTTGTTATGCTCAGACTGCCATCTTCGTAACGTATATTTATGAATAGTCCGTTAATGTCTTCAGGTACAAAAGGAGCAGCACTTTCTGAAAGAATATTCTCAACCATGGAACTGTTAAGCTGGAGAACAAGCTTCATATAAAGAGGTGTGCGGCTGCCTTTTATGATGCCAAAGCACAAAGGACGCAGAAGAGACCATGGGGAATATTCACAGGATGCAAGTTCGTCGGGAATAGTCTCACCATAGAAATCCTTATGCAGTCTGCCGTCTACCTGAAATGTATTGTGGGTGGTTATGGTGACTTCAGATACAAGCCATGAATCAAGAGTTTCTTTCATGAAAAGGTGTGACATGAAAGATTTGATTTCCTTAACAGATAATATAATCATATGATGCATTCTCCTAATTAATATGTTATTATTATAACGTAAATTTGTAATTCGTACAATGTTTTGGAGGGCATATGTCAGAGAATTATGGAATAACCAGGTTTTACACATGCCTTGCCCGCATGCAGAGGGAGTACGATAAGTACGCAAGGCAGGACGGCATGAATGCTGTCACAAGAGAAGAGTTCCTTGGATGGAAAGAGAAGACTAAGGCGATGCTTATAAGGCTTCTCGGACTCGACAGGATGGAGATGTGCAATATCAAGCCGATAGTTGCAGAGAAGGTGAGGCTTGACGGAGGCATTACAAGGGAGAAGGTGATAATCCAGACAGAAGAAGATGTCTGGATGCCTATGTACATTCTTATACCTGATGAATGTGCAGGCAACAGCAATGCCAAGTGTTACATAGCAATGTGTGGACATCAGGGCGGTGGCAAGTACAGCGTTGCCGGCTGTGCAGATATCCCGCAGGTAAAGGAAGCTATCGACAGATTCAATTATGATTACGGACTTGCACTGGCAAAGCAGGGGTGTGTTGCCATATGTCCTGACTGCCGTGGTTTCGGCGAGAGACGCGATATGGCAAAGCAGGGGGATGAATATTTTCTTGAGGGAACATGTTATAACCTTGCACATATGGCAGAACCGCTTGGAATGACAGTTGCAGGCATGAACACATGGGACGGATTCAGGCTCATAGACTATATCGAGGAGCGAGGCGAGTGGGACACGGATGATATAGCATGCGTTGGCTTCTCAGGGGGCGGAATGCAGGCTATGTGGCTTGGAGCACTTGATGAACGTGTGAAGAAGGTAATCATAAGCGGATATATGTATGGATTCAGGGATGCACACCTTTATCTTAACAACAACTGCAGCTGCAATTATGTTCCACACCTCTGGGAACACGTAGATATGGGAGATATTGCGGCGATGATTGCTCCGCGCAGGTTGATTATCCAGTCGGGGCTGGATGACCATCTTAACGGGCCGGGAGGAATTGATAATGTTAATAAGCAGGTAGATATAATCAAAAAAGCATACAGCCTGTTTGATGCCGGTGATAACATACGGCATGATGTCTTTCCGGGAGGCCATATGTGGCATAATGAGCATCTGTCTGAGTACATATCAATGTAAATTATAATACAAGGCGATTATTCTAACTCCAGCAATAAGAACAGGGAGCTTCTGCAATATGATATGCAGAGTCTCCCTGTTTTGCATAATATTGGTAAGATTTTATCAGTCATGCACGGTATTACTCCCGGGCAGTTTACACGATAAGGCAGACGAGACCTGAATTCTCGTTCATTACCTTTTCAAGAGTATCACTTATCTTTCCCATACTTTC
This genomic interval carries:
- a CDS encoding DUF5721 family protein, giving the protein MIILSVKEIKSFMSHLFMKETLDSWLVSEVTITTHNTFQVDGRLHKDFYGETIPDELASCEYSPWSLLRPLCFGIIKGSRTPLYMKLVLQLNSSMVENILSESAAPFVPEDINGLFINIRYEDGSLSITTGSSLRTFSMDKTLDEAFENYVRRLFFQFCE
- a CDS encoding alpha/beta hydrolase family protein codes for the protein MSENYGITRFYTCLARMQREYDKYARQDGMNAVTREEFLGWKEKTKAMLIRLLGLDRMEMCNIKPIVAEKVRLDGGITREKVIIQTEEDVWMPMYILIPDECAGNSNAKCYIAMCGHQGGGKYSVAGCADIPQVKEAIDRFNYDYGLALAKQGCVAICPDCRGFGERRDMAKQGDEYFLEGTCYNLAHMAEPLGMTVAGMNTWDGFRLIDYIEERGEWDTDDIACVGFSGGGMQAMWLGALDERVKKVIISGYMYGFRDAHLYLNNNCSCNYVPHLWEHVDMGDIAAMIAPRRLIIQSGLDDHLNGPGGIDNVNKQVDIIKKAYSLFDAGDNIRHDVFPGGHMWHNEHLSEYISM